From Streptomyces chrestomyceticus JCM 4735, one genomic window encodes:
- a CDS encoding NADP-dependent oxidoreductase, whose protein sequence is MSRAVVYESFGGPEVLEVREVPEPHAGPGEVRVRVAAAGLNPMDWGIASQPEAAARFGIDVPAGFGFDFAGVVDEVGAGAAGFAVGDRVHGGALGRAVADFVVVKTPTGATEPLWHTPDGISDEVAATLPVAGMTAAAALAAIDLRAGDTVLVGGAAGGVGVFAVQLAKLAGAKVIGTAGPGTFAFLRQFGVEPVTYGPGLADRVRTLAPEGVTAATDLFGIETAETALALGVPAERISTIAAGPNPPGGVRATGGFDASPDAMERIGDAVLAGAITVPIAAAFPVEQIREAVTLQAGRHVHGKVVITLRPGLH, encoded by the coding sequence ATGAGCCGTGCAGTGGTCTACGAGTCGTTCGGTGGTCCCGAGGTGCTGGAGGTGCGGGAGGTTCCGGAGCCCCATGCCGGGCCGGGCGAGGTCCGCGTCCGTGTCGCGGCCGCCGGGCTGAATCCCATGGACTGGGGCATCGCCTCGCAGCCCGAGGCCGCCGCCCGGTTCGGCATCGACGTGCCGGCGGGCTTCGGGTTCGACTTCGCCGGGGTCGTCGACGAGGTCGGCGCCGGTGCCGCGGGGTTCGCCGTGGGGGACCGTGTCCATGGTGGCGCGCTGGGCAGGGCCGTTGCCGATTTCGTGGTGGTCAAGACGCCCACCGGGGCGACCGAGCCGCTCTGGCACACGCCGGACGGCATCAGCGACGAGGTGGCGGCCACACTGCCGGTGGCCGGGATGACCGCCGCTGCCGCGTTGGCCGCGATCGACCTGCGTGCCGGCGACACCGTCCTGGTCGGCGGCGCCGCGGGCGGCGTGGGTGTCTTCGCCGTACAGCTCGCGAAGCTCGCCGGCGCCAAGGTGATCGGGACCGCAGGCCCGGGCACGTTCGCGTTCCTGCGCCAGTTCGGTGTCGAGCCGGTGACCTACGGCCCTGGACTGGCGGACCGGGTACGAACCCTGGCTCCGGAGGGCGTGACCGCGGCCACCGACCTGTTCGGCATCGAAACGGCCGAGACCGCGCTCGCGCTCGGCGTGCCGGCCGAGCGGATCTCCACGATCGCCGCGGGCCCCAACCCTCCCGGCGGCGTCCGCGCGACCGGCGGTTTCGACGCGAGCCCGGACGCCATGGAGCGGATCGGCGACGCGGTTCTCGCCGGGGCGATCACGGTACCGATCGCGGCCGCCTTCCCGGTCGAGCAGATCCGCGAAGCCGTGACGCTGCAGGCCGGACGGCACGTCCACGGCAAAGTCGTGATCACGCTGCGGCCGGGGCTGCACTGA
- a CDS encoding MFS transporter, with protein MSTQAEPTRRGRQLVLAVCCTSVFLSSLNNTVLNVALPAMQRDLRSPLSGLQWTTDAYLIVLAALLMLAGSAGDRLGRRRVFRAGLALFTLGSLLCAFAPGLGWLIAFRTVQAVGASMLNPVAMSIITNTFTAPRERARAIGVWGAVMGMAMAVGPLVGGVLVQGLGWRSIFWLNLPVGAAAFVCAARFVPESRAPRPRRVDPVGQALVVALLGCLTYAIIEGPGTGWTAPRTLACALAAPAALLALVLYERRRAEPLVDLRVFRSAGFSGASAMAVLSFFVLGGFLFLNTLYLQNVRGLSALAAGLYLLPMAITNIVTSPLSGRLTATRGPRLPLLLAGAATAAGGVLLATGGALTTDALLFAAYVLIGVGAGLANTPVTDAAMSGMPREQAGVAAAVVATSRQFGQALGVAVLGAVLTAGLHRSGTPFTRAVLPGYWIVTACGLAIVVLALATTRRVAPAASPAGRRRRQAAGARLG; from the coding sequence GTGTCCACTCAAGCCGAACCGACCCGCCGGGGACGCCAACTCGTCCTGGCGGTCTGCTGCACGAGCGTCTTCCTCAGCAGCCTCAACAACACGGTGCTCAACGTGGCACTGCCGGCGATGCAGCGCGATCTGCGCAGCCCACTCTCCGGACTCCAGTGGACCACCGACGCCTACCTGATCGTGCTGGCCGCGCTGCTGATGCTCGCCGGGTCCGCCGGGGACCGGCTCGGCCGCCGCCGCGTCTTCCGGGCCGGCCTTGCCCTGTTCACCCTCGGCTCGCTCCTCTGCGCATTCGCCCCCGGACTGGGCTGGCTCATCGCCTTCCGTACGGTCCAGGCGGTCGGGGCCTCGATGCTCAATCCGGTGGCCATGTCCATCATCACCAACACCTTCACCGCACCGCGCGAACGCGCCCGCGCGATCGGCGTCTGGGGCGCTGTGATGGGGATGGCGATGGCGGTGGGCCCGTTGGTGGGCGGGGTGCTCGTCCAGGGCCTGGGCTGGCGGTCGATCTTCTGGCTCAACCTGCCGGTCGGGGCGGCCGCGTTCGTCTGCGCCGCGCGCTTCGTACCGGAATCCCGCGCACCCCGGCCGCGCCGGGTGGACCCGGTCGGACAGGCCCTGGTCGTCGCGCTGCTGGGCTGCCTGACGTACGCGATCATCGAGGGCCCCGGCACCGGCTGGACCGCCCCGCGCACCCTCGCCTGCGCCCTGGCCGCACCGGCCGCACTCCTCGCACTCGTCCTCTATGAGCGGCGGCGCGCCGAACCACTGGTGGACCTGCGGGTATTCCGCAGCGCCGGGTTCAGCGGAGCCAGTGCCATGGCGGTCCTCTCGTTCTTCGTACTCGGCGGCTTCCTCTTCCTCAACACGCTGTACCTGCAGAACGTGCGCGGTCTGTCGGCCCTGGCCGCGGGCCTGTACCTGCTGCCCATGGCGATCACGAACATCGTCACCTCGCCGCTCTCCGGACGGCTGACCGCCACCCGTGGCCCCCGGCTGCCGCTGCTCCTGGCCGGTGCCGCCACCGCCGCGGGCGGCGTCCTGCTCGCCACCGGCGGCGCGCTCACGACGGACGCGCTGCTCTTCGCCGCGTACGTCCTGATCGGCGTCGGCGCCGGACTGGCCAACACGCCGGTCACCGACGCGGCCATGTCCGGCATGCCGCGGGAACAGGCGGGCGTGGCCGCAGCGGTCGTCGCCACCAGCCGTCAGTTCGGGCAGGCGCTGGGGGTCGCGGTGCTCGGCGCGGTACTCACCGCCGGTCTGCACCGTTCCGGTACGCCGTTCACCCGGGCGGTGCTCCCGGGGTACTGGATCGTCACCGCCTGCGGCCTGGCCATCGTCGTCCTCG
- a CDS encoding helix-turn-helix transcriptional regulator: MRNRTELGDFLRSRRDRVAPQEAGLPPSAGHRRTAGLRREEVAILAGVSIEYYRRLEQGKQRRPSPAVLEAIGQVLKLTDDERRHLAELSRGRPSTPVSGARTGRASRTVREEVRRMLEIAHPYPACVLSRSSDLLAANRGALRLFPGIEDWPEPERNTARYAFVHPCARELYADWEDVARGVVAHLRAAVVVHSNAPDIRDVVDELSARSTAFASLWQRYDVRARTNGRKVYHHPEAGRLTLTYEAYDVARSEGQRLIVYQAPPGTPDHEALLRLSA; this comes from the coding sequence GTGAGGAACAGAACAGAGCTGGGCGACTTCCTGCGCAGCCGACGGGACCGCGTCGCACCACAGGAGGCCGGTCTGCCGCCGTCGGCGGGCCACCGGCGTACGGCAGGGCTGCGGCGGGAGGAGGTCGCGATCCTGGCCGGCGTCAGCATCGAGTACTACCGACGCCTGGAGCAGGGCAAACAGCGACGGCCGAGTCCCGCGGTACTGGAGGCGATCGGCCAAGTGCTCAAGCTGACCGACGACGAGCGCCGCCACCTTGCAGAGCTGAGCCGCGGCCGGCCGTCGACACCGGTCAGCGGCGCGCGGACGGGCAGGGCCTCGCGGACGGTACGGGAGGAGGTCCGCCGGATGCTGGAGATCGCGCACCCGTACCCCGCCTGTGTGCTGAGCCGGTCCAGTGACCTGCTGGCCGCCAACCGGGGTGCGCTGCGCCTCTTTCCCGGCATCGAGGACTGGCCCGAGCCGGAGCGCAACACCGCGCGCTACGCCTTCGTCCACCCCTGTGCCCGGGAGCTCTACGCCGACTGGGAGGACGTGGCCCGCGGCGTCGTGGCCCATCTGCGCGCCGCCGTGGTGGTGCACTCGAACGCGCCGGACATCCGCGACGTCGTGGACGAACTCTCCGCCCGCAGCACCGCCTTCGCTTCCCTCTGGCAGCGTTACGACGTCCGGGCGCGCACCAACGGGCGCAAGGTGTACCACCACCCGGAGGCGGGCCGGCTGACGCTGACGTACGAGGCGTACGACGTGGCCCGCAGCGAAGGCCAGCGGCTGATCGTCTACCAGGCGCCGCCGGGAACACCGGACCACGAGGCGCTGCTCCGCCTGTCGGCCTGA